In a single window of the Callithrix jacchus isolate 240 chromosome 1, calJac240_pri, whole genome shotgun sequence genome:
- the LOC118152276 gene encoding uncharacterized protein LOC118152276, with protein sequence MTDAPRPTKLSHPMLTSDCCAGIKNFKPVDLSLPGSVGVGASGQDHLASWLQPPVSPGWPLLLDAAYIPQSFQVGPPPTAGTPLPKAFLWPTLSLCWLILWEADFKAVLGEFEMYRGERRRKEDWRKSL encoded by the exons atgacGGATGCCCCTCGCCCCACCAAGCTCAGTCATCCCatgttgacttcagactgctgtgctggcatcaagaatttcaagccagtggatcttagcttgccaGGCTCTGTGGGAGTGGGAGCCTCTGGGCAagaccacttggcttcctggcttcagccccctg TCAGCCCAGGGTGGCCTTTGCTCCTAGATGCTGCTTACATTCCTCAGTCTTTCCAGGTGGGCCCTCCACCCACAGCAG GAACGCCCTTGCCCAAGGCCTTTTTGTGGCCCACTCTCTCACTGTGTTGGCTGATCCTCTGGGAAGCAGACTTCAAGGCAGTTTTAGGAGAGTTCGAGATGTATCGGGG ggagaggaggagaaaggaggattgGAGGAAGAGCCTCTGA